The sequence TGCGCAGGATCGACCCGGCCCGGGCGTCCTACCAGGGCTGGGAGGCGGCCAACGACGCGGCGGCCAGCGCCCGCAGCCTCGGCCTGGCGGCCTGGAGCACGATCATCCTGGACATGGAGCACTACGAGGCCGGCGACGCGGCCTGCAGCGCCGCCGTCAACGCGTTCGTCTCGGCCTGGACCACCCGGCTGCACCAGTCCAGCTTCTTCTCCGGCTACTACACCAACGTCTCCTCGGCCGGGCTCACCGACCAGCTGGCCGCCTACTCCCGGCCCGGGTACCACCGTCCGGACATCCTCGACTTCGCCCGATGGAACGGGGAGCAGACCGTCAGCGACCCGGCCCTGCCGTCGACGTACTGGGCGCCCAAGCGGCGGATGAAGCAGTACCAGGGCGACCACGACGAGACCTGGGGCGGGGTCCAGATGAACATCGACAGCAACTACCTCGACCTGGCGCAGCCGGCGTACCCGCGTCGGTTCACCGGAACGGTCTCGACCAGCCGGTCCTGACCCTGCCTGCAAGTCGCACCCAGGGTGCGACTTGCAGGCGTGGAACTTCCAAAATGCCGTAGTGACCCACATCACCGCAGGTCACGGCTCGTTGTGCAGGTCATGGACGTCTTCTCCCGAACGTTCCTTCCCGCCGCCGCCGAGACCGGCCTGGCGGTCCAGACCGTGAGCCGGCACATGCCGATCTTCCGGCAGTGCGTGGGCTCCGGCGACGCCACCATCCTGGTCGCCCGGTGCGGTCGCCCCGACCGGCCGGTGGCCGGCGAATACCTCCTCCTGCTCACCCACCGCCGGATGGTGGTCACCCAGCAGACCCGGGTGCTGCACCGGCTCCGCCTGCACCTCAACACCGAGCTGCGCGAGCTGAGCAACGTGACCTGGAGCCCGGACCCGCGCTCGCAGTCGGTCGACCTGGCCGCCACCGCGATCGACGGCGTCCGCGAGCGGTTCGTCATCCACACCCAGCACCCGAAGCAGGTGTGGCAGCTCGACACGCTGCTGAACCACGCGTTCCGTACCCGGCTGCGCACGCCGAAGGAGCGGGTCCTCGCCACCATCGGCGAGGCGCCCACCACCGCCGGTGGCCCGGTGCTGCGGCCCGTGCCGGCCCGCTGACCGCATCCTTACCTGACCCGAACACAGCCGTACGTCGGCGGTGACCGCCGGTCGGTCATCATGGGCCGGTGACCGTCGACGCCCCGCAGCGCGGACTCGTCCTCGTGGTGGAGGACGAGCCGGCCATCGCCGACCTGGTCCGGCTCTACCTGAGCCGGGACGGCTTCGGCGTACACCTGGAACGGGACGGCACGGCCGGCCTGGCCGCCGCCCGCCGGCTGCGCCCGGTGGCCTGCGTACTCGACATCACGCTGCCCGGCCTGGCCGGCACGGAGATCTGCCGTCGGCTGCGCGAGGCCGGCGACTGGACGCCGGTCATCTTCCTCACCGCCCGCGACGACGAGGTCGACCGGATCGTCGGGCTGGAACTCGGGGCGGACGACTACGTCACCAAGCCGTTCAGTCCCCGAGAACTCGTCGCCCGGGTCCGCGCGGTGCTGCGCCGTACGGCCGGCGCGCCCGAGGGGGTGGAGCGCGCCCGGACGGTCGGCGCGGTCACCCTCGACCCGGCCCGCCGCACGGTCACCGCCGGCGGCGCCCCCGTTCAGCTCACCTCCACCGAGTTCGACCTGCTCGCCCACCTGATGGCCAGACCGGGCCGGGTCTTCACCCGGGAGGAACTGCTGGCCGGGGTCTGGGGGTACGCGGCACACGCCGGCACCCGCACCGTCGACGTGCACGTGGCGCAGGTCCGGGCCAAGCTCGGCGCGGCCGGTGTGATCCGCACCCACCGCGGCGTCGGGTACGCGGCCGATGGCTGACCCCGGCCGGCCGCGCCCCGACCGGCCGCACGAGCCCACCGTCGCGCTGCCGGTGCTCGGACCCCGGCCCGCACCCGCGCCCGCGCCCCGGCGTCGCCGGATCACCGACACCCTCACCGCCCGCGCGGTCCTGGTCACCTGCGCGGTGGCGCTGGTCTCCGTGCTGGTCACCGCCCTGGTCGCGGTCCCCCTGGCGGTACGCGGCGCGGAGCGCCGCGACCAGGCGGCGCTCGCCGCGCAGGCGCGCCTCGCCGCCGACGTGCTGCGGGTACGTCCGGTGCGGCAGCGGGACGCCGCCGGCGACCGACTGATCCGCCAGCTCCGCCAGCAGGAGATCGAGGTGTACGTCGTGCGCGCCGGCACCGTCGACCGCCCCGGGCTGCCCCGGCAGGTGGTGAACCGGATCTCCGCCGGCAAGGACGTCTCCGGCCGGCGGCTGGTCGACGGCCGGCGTGCCCTGGTGGAGGGGCGGGCGCTGCCCGGCGGGGACGGCGTGGTGCTCACCCGGGCCACGACCAGCGGTCCCTGGCGGGAGGTGCTGCGCAGTCTCTGGCTGCCGTTGCTCGCCGGGCTCGCCGCCGGGCTCGCCGCCGGACTGCTCCTCGCCCGCCGGCTGGCCCGGCCGATCCGGCACGCCGCCGACGCCGCCGCCCGGCTGCGCGCCGGCGACCGGGCGGTACGCGTACCGGTGGAGCCGCCGGACGAGGTCGCCGACCTGGCGTACGCGCTGAACGGGCTGGCCGCCGCGCTGGCCACCAGCGAGGGACGGCAGCGGGAGTTCCTGCTCTCCGTCTCGCACGAGCTGCGCACCCCGCTGACCGCGATCCGGGGCTGGGCCGAGGCGCTGGCCGACGGGGTGATCGGCGCGGACGAGGCGCCCGGCACGGGACGGACCATGCTCGCCG comes from Micromonospora purpureochromogenes and encodes:
- a CDS encoding sensor histidine kinase, giving the protein MADPGRPRPDRPHEPTVALPVLGPRPAPAPAPRRRRITDTLTARAVLVTCAVALVSVLVTALVAVPLAVRGAERRDQAALAAQARLAADVLRVRPVRQRDAAGDRLIRQLRQQEIEVYVVRAGTVDRPGLPRQVVNRISAGKDVSGRRLVDGRRALVEGRALPGGDGVVLTRATTSGPWREVLRSLWLPLLAGLAAGLAAGLLLARRLARPIRHAADAAARLRAGDRAVRVPVEPPDEVADLAYALNGLAAALATSEGRQREFLLSVSHELRTPLTAIRGWAEALADGVIGADEAPGTGRTMLAEAEHLDRLVSDLLALARLEAADFPLEPVPVDLTRLAVDAERTWSDRCAAVGVPFRLEAPDTSVPAYTDPGRIRQVVDGLLENALRVVPPGAPVVLAVRPAGADPAAGGVVEVRDGGPGFTDDDLAVAFERGALHQRYRGVRKVGSGLGLALAAGLVRRLGGEIVAGHAVEGGAAFTVRLPAHPYLTRTSA
- a CDS encoding response regulator transcription factor — encoded protein: MTVDAPQRGLVLVVEDEPAIADLVRLYLSRDGFGVHLERDGTAGLAAARRLRPVACVLDITLPGLAGTEICRRLREAGDWTPVIFLTARDDEVDRIVGLELGADDYVTKPFSPRELVARVRAVLRRTAGAPEGVERARTVGAVTLDPARRTVTAGGAPVQLTSTEFDLLAHLMARPGRVFTREELLAGVWGYAAHAGTRTVDVHVAQVRAKLGAAGVIRTHRGVGYAADG
- a CDS encoding DUF1906 domain-containing protein produces the protein MTITSAPSGLRRAARRLLTAAVAGMLLATAAVTGASAPARAAGYTGPHPGTFTGLGFDTCTAPSDAEMTAWLQSPYRAVGIYIGGVNRGCAQPNLTRTWVANQQAAGWRFFPLYVGLQAPCSDFLRRIDPARASYQGWEAANDAAASARSLGLAAWSTIILDMEHYEAGDAACSAAVNAFVSAWTTRLHQSSFFSGYYTNVSSAGLTDQLAAYSRPGYHRPDILDFARWNGEQTVSDPALPSTYWAPKRRMKQYQGDHDETWGGVQMNIDSNYLDLAQPAYPRRFTGTVSTSRS